The sequence below is a genomic window from Gossypium hirsutum isolate 1008001.06 chromosome A11, Gossypium_hirsutum_v2.1, whole genome shotgun sequence.
tataaacactctttctataaaaaaaacatatatttcatttttaaaatatatcattatataatatctatacaatttattaaatgtttattgAGTTTGTGTTACTCTCTCAATTGAGTCACCAATTCGGTTAATAAATTACGGGAATATCCttctgtttttaaaataaattatattattttaactattttaatattttttattttaataaaaaaatattttttatggtGAGATTTGAACTtcacaaattaaattattaaaactttaaatttaccactcaattaaaatttcatttttttatattttatgcaatttattttaatatacataaattattatattcattaattgtatatttatatttaaaatagtgaaaataacttACGTAAAATAGTTATTTGTATTATAGAAACAAtcactttttattaaaaaaacatgtaTCATTCATTTCTAGGAAATATATGTAAGTAAAAtctagtaaaaataaaataatagagataatttttttgaattaagttTACAAAACAAAAAGCGGTGGTCCGATTAGGGAAAACCCACAGAGCCATTGTGGATTCAAGTGGCACCGGCCCGTCATCCTTCCACTGCAGAGAGAGGGAAGTTATCGCTGCTCTGTGAAACCAGCCTCACGCGTTGCCTTCCACTATAGGAGACACAAAACTCGAACCTTCGTACAAGACCCGTGTCTCAGCTCCTTGCTTGGAACGGGCGAGCCAGAGAGAAGCCTCAATGGACCCGACTCAGTTAGTTGACCCAGAGTCCCATCACTTTTATGCCCCCACTCGGGCTACAAGCAGGCGCTACCCCACTCAGCGAACGGACAACTTCTTAGCCTTCCTTTTAAATATCGCTTGCTTTTTCTACTTAACCATGTGGTATTGTTTCTTCATTTGTGACGAGTGGGTGACTTTGGGGTGTTATCCGAGTCGTAAAATCAGTGCCATACTCGAAATCGATGATTGCCAGAGATCAAATAAATTACTCTGAATTGATAAACCTACGAATTACGTAATATCAATGAAAACAACCGATCTCCATGGAGGCCTCTTTTAGCTATCATTATCACACACAATACTGGAtttgcttttgtttctttttttagaCCAAAAATTCCACAGCTGCTGGCTTTCATCCCATACATTGAAACAGTAAACAGTACTTCACAATCGATTCCTATTAACCATTATTTAAACGGTATATTGTTAACACAATACACAATTTGGGATTGCATACAATCTTTTCAAACcgtaaaatttacatatttatttttggatCACCTTACAGAGCAACAAAACAAGAGTCCTCTCTACATGAATACATGGAATTCAAACCCAAATAACATTTCAGTGCACAGTGCGACCACACTTTTGTAGAAGATTCTGCATATTAGCAACAATGGCCAAACTATTACTAATCGACTCTTTACAGCTTTGGGCTTGAGATTTTACGACTTCATCAGCAGCCGTCCATCCCATCTCTTCTAACCCATCATTACACGTGTCCTGATCAGTCATTGCAGCACTGATCCAAGTCTGGATATCACTGATCTTCTCCTTAGTCAACACAAGCTCCTTCCCGGTACCCACCTTCATGGCAGACACTGAGTCGTTGAGTCGACTCAGGGCGTCATCAAACAGGGTCAAGCAGTCTTTTAAAGCAGGCTGAGAGTGGAGGTCGTTGAGGGACTTGAATGAGGAAGAGAGGTCGGAGAGATGGGTGATGGCTACTTGGAGAGAGAGGTCAAGGAAGGCCTCTAGGTCAGGTTTTATAGAGGCGTTAAGAGAAGATAGAGCGGTGAAACATGAGTCAGGGTACCGAGTCACGTTGCAGATGGTCTTGATTGACTCAACCAAGTTGGAAGATAAAGAAGAGGCGGAGGCCGAGTCGGTGGGATCTTTGTCATTGATGGGTTGCAGCAACAAGGCAGCAAGGGTGAAGCCGATGACTAAAGTGAAGAGGAGGAAAGCAGAGATGGTGATGGCGGCTGAGGCAGATCTTGGGCGAGGGTTTTGGCTTTCGAGGTGGCTTAGTTTGCCATAGCCTTTGAAGAAGTTAACGGATTCCATTGTTGAGTTGAATCGTCGAATAGGTTAACGGGTTTTGGGGGTTTTGATTTTAAGGTATCGTGTGAGGAGAGATGCGGTGGATGGGGAGACTTGCAGGAAAAAGTATGTGAAGCAAACTTttccaatttttatgatttaaggttaaaataaaattttgtagtCAATTTGATACTGGAGATTATTTTCCTAATGGGTATctaaattgattttattattcACTTTGATACCTGAATTTTTTTAGCTAAGTACTTGAGTTAAACTTTCAAGTACTAAGTTTAACATTAAAACCAATCTTAGGTACCAACTAGTATATTAGCCCTTATTATTGCATTGACTTTTCCAAGGACGCGGATTTTATTCCAGCAGGCAGCTGCTGTGCGGTTTACAAACTAATCCGTGTACATTTCCGCCAGGCTTTGAACTTTGCAATCACTTTTTTCCATCGATttgatttatctatttttattgttaaagatagttttactaatatttaaaaaagatataattttttaatgatataataaataaaaattaatttaaactcgattttaataattataatttttcaatttatgaaCCAAATATTAAACACTAGTTTCTATTCAACTATAATCAACCTTCACTCTAATGGATTCTCccttaaaatgtaatataaagcTTTTATTAAACTGAAGGTAATTTCAtcaggaaaaaaataataaagaaaagtaAACTCATTTTCTTGGAAACTAAACAAAATTCTAACAATGTCCAAAAATATTATCAATCCAAAATAAACACCAAGATATCATTTTTCTAAATCatgtaaaagtaaaaaaagatCAAAAACCCCAATCACCTtactcttcatcttcttcatctccATCTCCACCAGCAGCCTTCTTGGCAGCTGCCCTTTGGTTCTTTCTCTTCACTCTTCCAGGACGTCCACCGCCAAACGGACTAGTCAGCGAGAAATCAATGTGCTTTTGTGAATCAACCCTCACCATGAATGATGGAATGTTGACTACCTGCCTTCCAACCCTGTACACAACCAGAAGAAACCGAGTTGAGTATCGATAGGCAAAATGATAATTATGCCAGTCATACATGATCCCAATGTCAGACACCAAACAACTACGTTACTGAACTTGGGTGCGAGTGTTTCCTATATGTTATGATGTAATAAACAACCTATATTTTGCAAGTAAAGATCAATACCTGATATGCCTCTGCCTGATGAGAACTCGGGCATGGTGGATAGATTTAGCCATACCAGTCTTGAACACAAGAGTTTGAAGACGACGTTCGAGGAAGTTCTCCACCGTCAACGCCAATACATAATCAAGCTTGTTCTGGCTCTCATCCAAGAGTCCGTATCGATTCATCCTGCGAAGAAGAGCTTCACCCTCAAAGATCCGACGCGGGTTCTTCTCATCGAGGGTCAATAGATCCCTAGCAGCATTTCTGATTCGGCTTAAAGCATACTGAACTCTCCAGAGTTCCCTCTTGCATCGCAGCCCGTACTCTCCCACCAGCCTCAACTCAGCATCCAATCGTTCCTTTTCATAAGGACGACGAGGCTTCTTAAATGTCTTCCCATCTGTTTATCATTCATAATTTCACATAGCGAGGAACAAAATCATAATCCTAAAAATCATTTACCCAAACAAATCACAACCACCTAAGAAACCCTATATCTTCATCCactcaacccctcaatttacttTGCTAATCTAACTAAAAtcacaaacaaacaaaaacccAATTCCTATTTCATCAAAACAAGAAAACCCAACAATGCATTTGGCAAAAAAGATTAACATAAGACCTATGGAAAATACCAGAGCAGATCAAACTTAAAAGAAATATTTGTCATAGAAAAAAAGGGGTTGTGAGAGCTTACAGTTGCGGTAAAAGGAGACGTGAACCATTGTTGTTGGGCGGAGGCGCCGTTTCTCTTTAACACAGTGACTTTGCTGCTTTCATCAACCAACGGTAGGGTTGCAAATGGGTTTTATAAAGCAAACCCTAAAAAATAAGATAATGCCTTAGAACTGAAAATTTGCTATTGCTAAACAAAGGGATTTGAGCTACTTAGGCCCAAATAAAGACTAAAGAGTTAAAAAGCCCAAATTTTGTGTTTAAATCATCTTTACGATAAAAATGAGAATATATtggaaatttttattaaaaatatgtgaattttttttaaaaaggatattgTCTGCGACGCTTTTActtaaaatgttttttaaaattaagaaaatatttttaactttaaatttaagtaaataaattggcactaatttaaattcattcaaatgcaaacaaatttattttttagcaaattttaaatattaaaatatcttacctaaattttaattatataatatagtaatttttattttatttcttatgtttttattataagaaaatagtatactaaacttttttttatatttttattatcgaaaacaaattttatttcatttatgaaatttgtttttcaatttataaaaaatagaaaatgaatcatttctttaaaatgaaaataaaaaaagtcaaaCTTTAAAAACGATATTATTACGAAGGGCAACCACGAACCTTGAacattaattataaaatgaacatgtaccaaaaaataaaaacaaaaaataatttcaaaaaccaAATAataccctttctttttttctagTGCTACTCCAAATAGATTTGTCTAGAGCTTAATCGTCATATCTATTAAATTCAATTTACTCAAACAAGATTCATACTAATTCAATCAAGtcgaattattattttaataataaaattaatattattatttcaatttttaattataataaaataaaatattacaagaAGGAATACCACATAAAttgtgttttttaaaataaaaaaattcacttttcTTTCCTCTGAAGTGTTCCATCTCTTTCGTCCAATTTAAGaactcaatttaattataaaaaataaaaaaaaagcattttaaaaaaagtgaaaatttcaatgtatataaaAGACAACACCAAAGACCTCCAAAAAGAATAGTtcgaaaatcaagcaaaaatcgtTGCAATGCATGGCTTGCTATCCAAGTGGAACTAGCTTTGTATATGCATTCAACATGGGAATGGACGTCAGTACATTCTTCATCAAATGTATCAAACATATGAAGTTTCTATGTTCTCTTCATCAACTTCGTATCACAAGGCATCAGCTGTATATCCTATGCTAGTGGGGCTGGATTTTTGCCCTTGCAACTGTAGGTTTTCAGGGCAATGCATCCTCTCCCGTGTATTCAAAACCAACTGTTCTGCATTTTACTATCCAATACTTGTCCTCCAATCTCTTTTTTGCTGTTTATTCGGCCATGCCGTGATATCCGTACGAACCTGTCACACTCGAGATTCTAGTCATGTTGAAAGGGCTTTGTGTTCGGAGATTGGCTGGACTCTGGAATCTGAACAAGAACGTTAGTTCAGCAGCCGAAACTCTCTCAGTTCCTAGGTAAAGTTGATTGTTCAGGTCCTTTTCCACGCCCTTGATTCAACTGTCAAAGAATACCATTAACCAAATCCATTGTAGTATTATGTTGGATagaaataatggtaaaaatactAAATCATAGCACTTCTCCATCATAATTCTGTTCTGTTTCATTTTTTCATTCCTAGCAACACACcacatagaaaaaaataatagggATACATGAATGTctcaatttatataatatgaattACTATGAATTACTAGcgtatcaaaatttatataactataaaatattttaaacaaaattataataCCACAAAACACTTGAACACTACATGGATGCACAAGTGTCCATAAGAACCTGATATATGGACGCTTTTATTGCAAtagaaattttagttttatttattatatcaggttttattaagagttttagttttatttattttttctattatattaGGTTTATATTTCCTTCATAAATTCTATTAAGAATTCTATTAGGACTCTTTTCTTTGTTATTAATAATCTATAAAAGGGTGCTAATATGAAATAAAGTGACAAGCAATTATTCTATCAAAAAGAAATCTTATTTTGAGGGGGTTCAGTCAAGGACAAATCTGTCTTTTGAGTACCCATAAGTCAAAACAAGAATTCTTTCTCGTCTAGACCTGTGACTTGGCTGTGACTAGATCCTACGCCAAGTCACGTAACAAAACCTTATGTGGAGGCCTCCCTGCTGCTCTTATTGTTTTAGCTCATAAATGATCTTTTTCCTCGGAAACCTCTCCAAATTAAGCATTTGAGTGGTTATATATGCATAGTGTGTATTACTAACCTAAAATAAAAGCTTCTATTACGAGGGTTTTGAGAAGGCAATAGTTGCGTAAATAAAATCCACATATCAGAAGAAAACAGTTGTAAGGTCTGTGCATGTAGATTTCCATGCACGGTTCATAAAGATTATTAAGAGACTAAGTATCTCGTTACTAACAAATGTGCCAAGTTCCTTCATGCTAATGCCACTTCTttgatataatagaattctttgtaCGTGTTCTGGTACTATGGAATCCTATGGTTTCTCCATTTACTTTCTTCTATGTTGCTCTTATTCTTCATTTGAGTATCCATGTCCAACACTCATGTACCAATGTTAGCCACATACTCATATCTTACTCGAGTCTGAGTAACATAGCTTTCTTCCATATTTCTATTCCCAACCTTTGACCAACTATGCCTTAAATAAGTGAACAAGTTCAATTCAAGATTGGGTTTTTAACTATAAACTTATGTCCAGTTTAAAGCTCATATATCTGTACAATAGCAAAacctagatttttttttttttacctgcGCTGTTAGAGATCTGATTATTTCCTTTGAAGCTTTGTTCTTTTCAGCTTCCTCACTTGCTGCAGCCATTGCCTCTTTCCACCGCTTTGATGTTCTTTCGAGTTTTGCTTCTAGGACTTGAGATTTGGCAGTAAGATCCTCAACCTGAAAGCCATATTATTACCATCATAATTTACACAGCACCTATAGTATCCTGTCATGAGCATGGAAGAACATCCTGACATAAATTGCGAGATATGTAAGTGACACTCCTTGGTTCATATTGAATCAAATTGCCATGTTTTCAGCTCATAGGAATGTCTGCAGCCTATGCAGGGTGTCTATTGATTACCAATAGTTTAGTACCATGCCTCATTTTTATTTTCTGACAGTAGAATTCTTTTTAGCAACTGATGAATGTCTTTAAGATATTTAAGTACAGAAACAAACAATGAGTCTAGAATGGGCACTGCACTCCTAAATTAAGAATCAAAGTTCACAATAGGAAAAGGAGAGCGCGTTCCGAGAAATTACTTTAtggaataaaatatataaatagaaatCAAGGATAAAAGTGGTGACCCTATATGTAAGGGAATGATAAATGAACAAAAAATTCATGCACGCACATAATTAATCACCATATCTCCTTTGATATGCTTTTTTCGCATATAATTCACAAATATAAGTTGTAGTTTGTATCTTAATCTATCATTATAATTACCTGTGTTCTTAATAAACTTATCTCTTGAGTTAGGCTCTCAACTGAGTGCTTTGAGTCATCAAGAAGTAATTCTGGATTTGCAAGATCAGTATGgattgaatttcttgtaaaagaagAAACTGGACTTGACTTCCTTGAAGGAGGGGATGATCCTCGAGAAACAATTCTTAAACCAGAAGTTGATTTTCTCGTAGAATTTCCTAATAAAAAGCTTGGGTAACACTGCGACTTAAATACTCCTCTATCATGGTTGCAATTGCGGCTCCTGAATGAATCAAAGGACGGAAGCCTGGCTAGTTTAGGAAAAGATGCTCGGTTTATAATATCTTTGTCTGGTAACTCATTACCATTCAGATGTATGACTTCCCTTGAATTCTTAGCGGATTCAAGAGCTGATCGAGACTCCTTTTTCCAACTTAATTTGGAAAAACAATCATCACAGACCCGACAAGGCTTGTTCTTCTTAGGAGCCAAAGCAGCTTTTAGAGATTTCTTACTGCTACAAAGTTTACAAAAGGCTAGCCCGCAGTTGTAACAATTATGGCGCTTTCTGATGAAAGTAAATGGATTTCGACACCCAGAACAGTTTAAATGATCGGCACCTAGTGCCCAGTCATGAAGACAAATGGCAGCAGTGAAGTTTGAGCCACATACCActctcattgcttgtttgttttTCAAAGCTTCAACAAGAGTGGGAATATTTCTGTCTTCATTGTCTCCATGACCTAATTGACCATTTGCACCTTTTCCCCAGGTGTAAATCTTGGCATCCGAACTACGAACAGCAATATGATAAGAACCACATGCTATCTCTTCAATTCGGCTGTTTTTGATATTGCCTTTGACGCAAGTCGGAGTCTTGCTACATCCAGAGCTCCCAAGGTTTCCACGATCATCACTCCCCATGAAATAGACCTTCCCAGTGTCAGTTAGAGCAACAGTAATACTGTAGCCACAAGCCACTTGGGAAAAGTTTGTAGTGTCTGACAGTGCTACCAAAGAAGGAACTAATCTGGGTTCTTTATCACCATGTCCAAGCTGCCATTTCTCCCCATCACCCCAGGTGACCAGCTTTCCAGATGAAAACTCACCAGATAACTCAGGAGGCATTTCCACAACCGCAGCAGTGTGCCAAACTCCACAAGATGCCCTCACCGTTCGTAGCCCTCTAAGAGCATGAACTTCTCTAGGTAAACTTGTGCTACTACGGTCCCCATGGCCTAGAGCTCCAAAAGCTCCATCTCCAAATGTAAATAATTTACCTGTCGATGTAACAGCAGCGGTATGCCAAGCTCCACAAGAGATATATGACACACGCATACCTTCAATATCACCTCTTACCATTTTAGGAATCCACTTACTAACTTCAGTTCCGTGCCCTAGAAGACCAAGATTATGACAACCATCACCCCAGGTATAAAGGTCCCCTGAAAGTGTTACAGCACAAGTATGAAATTCCCCACAGGCAACTAATCCAATAGCTGACCCACTAAGAGCACCAATGAGCCTCGGTTGAGAAACATCAGCTTCAACTCCATGCCCAAGCCTGCCACCACTTCCTTCACCCCAACTAAAGATCTGCCCCTGTTTTGTGACTAAAACAGCATGCTTATACCCACAAGAAATATTGTGAGCATCCAGAAGCACTGTTGATTCAAGAGCCTTGGGTGAAAGTGCATCTATTCTGGTAACAGCAGTTTGAGTTTTGTGACTGCCGCCAAGCAGTCCGTCAGCAGTTCCTTCTCCCCAGATAAAAACACCACCTAATGCATTAAAATCCTCCAAAGAAGATCTGTGGCTGGATGAACTCACTCGACTGGATAAACTACTTCTAAATGAATCAAAAACAGAGGAGATCTCTAACCCCCCCAATGATTCTGAACTGTAATGCTTGGCAACTGTCTCCTTCTGAGTTAAGCTATTTATTATACTAGTGTATGCTAAGACCTCCGAAAAAGCTTTTCCCAGTCTACGCTGTGGAGAGCTCTCATGCGGGAGTGAAACAATTTGGATATCTCTGGGATCCTACAATAAGAAAAAGATGGAAAGATATAATAAAGAAAACAGAAAATGATTGGATTTTCTGGCACTCTATAGTAGGAAACCTTATTGACAATGTCACTGCTTGCAGATGACGCATTAGATATGGAATTTCTTTGAGTACAGCTACATTGACTTTCTGTTGATGTATTGTCACTTGTTGCATCACTTTTTCGCCTGCTGCTGTCACCTTCTGAAATTAAGACCCTAAGAGCAGTAAACCAGCTCTCAGCTTCATCTCTGTCCTTGCATATCTATTAACATTATCCATTAATTAGAGTTGGTTTTTATGTATTGGGATTCAGATTTTGGTAACAAATACTCAATGTTCAAAACCAAACTATAtgttatattaaaaagaaaataattggaTGAGTTCTAATTTTAAATCAATGAACATGAGAAGTTTCTTCTTATATTCTCCCAACCATAAAAACAAGAAAGGTAAAGGAAAGGAATTAATGATCATTCCCGAATCTAAGTGAACGAGAATTTACAATTCTAGAAGTCTTGAACTGCTAGCAAAATACAGCAACAATTTCCTCTGGTCCTTACTAGTAGAAAAGGTAAGGAAAGGAATAAAAAAGCAAGAAACTAAACTCTCTACACACAATCCTAACCATGGCTTGGGAAAGAGGGCCAAGAAACAAGATACAGAATGGTTGACGTTTTATACAGGCCTTGAGTCGACACTGCTATTATATTAAACTATTCAGCAGTGAAACTGCGAATTCCAAAAACCATAACAAGAAGAGTAATAACAAGAGAGAAATTcagaaaataaaatcttaaaattcttAGGTTCAAAACAAGATTGCTATGAGCCTACAATAATACATATAGAATGCTTGAATGGGATGAATATGCACTTTCTATGCATGTATAATGTATTGGATGGTACAGAATGAAATGGAAATTTGAGAAACAGTGCAATTGTAGTTAAAAGGAGGATGTTTGTTAACGGTCAAAAGCAAGAAAGAATACGAACCAAATCCAAGGATCCGTTGTtgtaaataagagaaaatgattgATGTTCTTTATCAGGCTGAGGGCTACGCTGGAACACGGCCTGCAAAACCATGCAGAAAAGCTTTTGTGACTTTTGCCTCTTGCTGAGACTGCTctagtcttttttttcttttcaccttTTTGTTCCATAGACTAGTCTAAACAAATGAATTTCAAGAAAATAAGCCACATGTCTCAGATtacaataatgaaatatatatatatcaaaataggATCTGTTAGATTTTAGGAGCTCCTAAACTTGTTCTATATCCACTAAAAGTACAGCACAAGGCATTAAAAGATATT
It includes:
- the LOC121209619 gene encoding pectinesterase 3, yielding MESVNFFKGYGKLSHLESQNPRPRSASAAITISAFLLFTLVIGFTLAALLLQPINDKDPTDSASASSLSSNLVESIKTICNVTRYPDSCFTALSSLNASIKPDLEAFLDLSLQVAITHLSDLSSSFKSLNDLHSQPALKDCLTLFDDALSRLNDSVSAMKVGTGKELVLTKEKISDIQTWISAAMTDQDTCNDGLEEMGWTAADEVVKSQAQSCKESISNSLAIVANMQNLLQKCGRTVH
- the LOC107912142 gene encoding 40S ribosomal protein S9-2 — protein: MVHVSFYRNYGKTFKKPRRPYEKERLDAELRLVGEYGLRCKRELWRVQYALSRIRNAARDLLTLDEKNPRRIFEGEALLRRMNRYGLLDESQNKLDYVLALTVENFLERRLQTLVFKTGMAKSIHHARVLIRQRHIRVGRQVVNIPSFMVRVDSQKHIDFSLTSPFGGGRPGRVKRKNQRAAAKKAAGGDGDEEDEE
- the LOC107912140 gene encoding PH, RCC1 and FYVE domains-containing protein 1 — protein: MADLQRNRLSDREHEQAISTLKKGMYLLKYGRWGKPKFCPFRLSNDEKSLIWISDKAEKQLKLSQVSRIVSGQRTAVFQRSPQPDKEHQSFSLIYNNGSLDLICKDRDEAESWFTALRVLISEGDSSRRKSDATSDNTSTESQCSCTQRNSISNASSASSDIVNKDPRDIQIVSLPHESSPQRRLGKAFSEVLAYTSIINSLTQKETVAKHYSSESLGGLEISSVFDSFRSSLSSRVSSSSHRSSLEDFNALGGVFIWGEGTADGLLGGSHKTQTAVTRIDALSPKALESTVLLDAHNISCGYKHAVLVTKQGQIFSWGEGSGGRLGHGVEADVSQPRLIGALSGSAIGLVACGEFHTCAVTLSGDLYTWGDGCHNLGLLGHGTEVSKWIPKMVRGDIEGMRVSYISCGAWHTAAVTSTGKLFTFGDGAFGALGHGDRSSTSLPREVHALRGLRTVRASCGVWHTAAVVEMPPELSGEFSSGKLVTWGDGEKWQLGHGDKEPRLVPSLVALSDTTNFSQVACGYSITVALTDTGKVYFMGSDDRGNLGSSGCSKTPTCVKGNIKNSRIEEIACGSYHIAVRSSDAKIYTWGKGANGQLGHGDNEDRNIPTLVEALKNKQAMRVVCGSNFTAAICLHDWALGADHLNCSGCRNPFTFIRKRHNCYNCGLAFCKLCSSKKSLKAALAPKKNKPCRVCDDCFSKLSWKKESRSALESAKNSREVIHLNGNELPDKDIINRASFPKLARLPSFDSFRSRNCNHDRGVFKSQCYPSFLLGNSTRKSTSGLRIVSRGSSPPSRKSSPVSSFTRNSIHTDLANPELLLDDSKHSVESLTQEISLLRTQVEDLTAKSQVLEAKLERTSKRWKEAMAAASEEAEKNKASKEIIRSLTAQLNQGRGKGPEQSTLPRN